Proteins encoded within one genomic window of Streptomyces taklimakanensis:
- a CDS encoding uracil-xanthine permease family protein: MGLGLRWTLHGDGRTPAPGAVVRPDERLSWPRTAGLGAQHVVAMFGATFVAPVLMGLDPNLAIMMSGVATMVFLLMTRGRVPSYLGSSLSFVGVAAAIRASGGDSGTITGALLVVGAVLLAAGFVVQRFGARIIHAVMPPVVTGAVVMLIGFNLAPVTASTYWPQDQWTALLTMLFTGLAVVALRGFWSRVAIFLGLVFGYVVSWLSDLLFGRIHSPAGGGEAVDHWRLDLTGVAEADWIGLPTLHAPEFRWSAILVALPVVIALIAENAGHVKAVGEMTGDPLDDKLGTAIGADGAATVLSTAVGGPATTTYSENIGVMAATRVYSTAAYWAAACFAVLFGLCPKFGAVIAAIPGGVLGGITVILYGMIGLLGAQIWLAGDVDLRNPLNLVPVAAGVIIGVGGVTLEITDSFELNGIALGTIVVLSGYHVLRALAPAHLREQKPLLDEGTSSYDTDDAHDAHGAHGAHGADGSGGAGGR; the protein is encoded by the coding sequence ATGGGCCTCGGCCTGCGCTGGACCTTGCACGGCGACGGGCGGACGCCCGCGCCCGGAGCCGTCGTACGGCCCGACGAGCGGCTGTCGTGGCCACGGACGGCGGGGCTGGGCGCACAGCACGTGGTCGCGATGTTCGGCGCCACCTTCGTCGCCCCGGTGCTCATGGGGCTGGATCCGAACCTCGCCATCATGATGTCGGGCGTCGCCACCATGGTGTTCCTGCTCATGACGCGCGGTCGGGTGCCGAGCTACCTGGGCTCCAGCCTCTCCTTCGTCGGTGTCGCGGCGGCGATCCGGGCGAGCGGCGGCGACAGCGGGACGATCACCGGGGCGCTGCTGGTCGTCGGCGCGGTGCTGCTGGCGGCCGGGTTCGTGGTGCAGCGGTTCGGCGCCCGGATCATCCACGCCGTGATGCCGCCGGTGGTCACCGGCGCGGTGGTGATGCTGATCGGCTTCAACCTGGCGCCGGTGACGGCCTCGACCTACTGGCCGCAGGACCAGTGGACGGCGCTGCTGACCATGCTCTTCACCGGGCTGGCCGTGGTGGCGCTGCGCGGCTTCTGGTCACGGGTGGCGATCTTCCTGGGGCTGGTCTTCGGGTACGTCGTCTCCTGGCTCTCCGACCTGCTCTTCGGGAGGATCCACTCCCCCGCGGGCGGCGGTGAGGCCGTCGACCACTGGCGGCTGGACCTGACGGGGGTGGCCGAGGCCGACTGGATCGGGCTGCCCACCCTGCACGCCCCCGAGTTCCGGTGGTCGGCGATCCTGGTGGCGCTGCCGGTGGTGATCGCGTTGATCGCCGAGAACGCGGGCCACGTGAAGGCCGTCGGCGAGATGACCGGCGACCCGTTGGACGACAAGCTGGGCACCGCGATCGGCGCGGACGGCGCCGCCACGGTGCTGTCCACCGCGGTCGGCGGCCCGGCCACCACCACGTACTCCGAGAACATCGGCGTGATGGCCGCGACCCGCGTCTACTCCACCGCCGCGTACTGGGCAGCCGCCTGCTTCGCCGTGCTGTTCGGGCTGTGCCCGAAGTTCGGCGCGGTGATCGCCGCGATCCCCGGCGGCGTGCTCGGCGGCATCACCGTGATCCTCTACGGCATGATCGGCCTGCTGGGCGCGCAGATCTGGCTCGCGGGCGACGTGGACCTGCGCAATCCGCTGAACCTGGTGCCGGTGGCGGCGGGCGTCATCATCGGCGTCGGCGGGGTCACCCTGGAGATCACCGACTCCTTCGAACTGAACGGCATCGCGCTGGGCACCATCGTCGTGCTCTCCGGCTACCACGTGCTGCGGGCACTGGCCCCGGCGCACCTGCGCGAACAGAAGCCGCTGTTGGACGAGGGCACCTCCTCGTACGACACGGACGACGCGCACGACGCGCACGGCGCGCACGGCGCGCACGGCGCGGACGGGAGCGGCGGCGCCGGCGGGCGGTGA
- a CDS encoding DUF5995 family protein, translated as MDRVDRVIARMRSLDEELPRHDGVAVFNRTYLTVTLRVRRHLADGLLPRPRAAAALAAVFAHRYLDVVDRDAVGAPLPVCWRPLFRSRHHPGVRPVQFALAGINAHVGHDLALAVVATARSLGCEPSALQGAFDRIGDVLVESEEGIREELMPGPDPLDVTDPLTHLVAGWSMERSRDAAWSAARLLWSMRRLPELAEEFTERLDAGVGLVGRFLLTPLERRPGSRPAAWSLLCD; from the coding sequence ATGGACCGGGTGGACCGGGTGATCGCGCGGATGCGGTCGCTGGACGAGGAACTGCCCCGCCACGACGGGGTGGCGGTCTTCAACCGGACGTACCTGACGGTGACGCTGCGGGTGCGCCGGCACCTCGCCGACGGTCTCCTCCCCCGCCCCCGGGCCGCCGCCGCGCTGGCGGCGGTCTTCGCCCACCGCTACCTGGACGTCGTCGACCGCGACGCCGTCGGCGCGCCCCTCCCCGTCTGTTGGCGGCCGCTGTTCCGGTCCCGCCACCACCCCGGGGTGCGTCCGGTGCAGTTCGCACTGGCGGGGATCAACGCGCACGTCGGTCACGACCTGGCGCTGGCCGTGGTGGCCACCGCGCGCTCACTGGGCTGCGAACCCTCGGCCCTCCAGGGGGCCTTCGACCGGATCGGGGACGTCCTGGTCGAGTCGGAGGAGGGGATCCGCGAGGAACTGATGCCCGGCCCCGACCCGCTGGACGTGACCGATCCCCTCACCCACCTGGTGGCGGGCTGGAGCATGGAACGGTCCCGGGACGCGGCCTGGTCGGCGGCGCGGCTGCTGTGGAGCATGCGGCGGCTGCCGGAGCTGGCCGAGGAGTTCACCGAGCGGCTGGACGCGGGGGTGGGCCTGGTCGGCCGCTTCCTGCTCACCCCGCTGGAGCGCCGCCCGGGCTCCCGTCCGGCGGCCTGGTCCCTGCTGTGCGACTGA
- a CDS encoding carbohydrate ABC transporter permease encodes MTTPRTTSVPAPHTAPSPRGDETAPKRRTPQAGPVARRRLRRSLLHLVLAVVAAFYLSPLLYMLVTSVKTRGEAGATEPRWIPDPFTLDAYRHVLGSTDSPVMQWFLNSLLAASAHALLVLVTAAPAAYALARMDFRGRGVIFAGVVATLFVPPVILLVPNFLIVNELAWVDSLPAVIVPAAAGAFGVFFLRQFFLTLPAELEEAAEIDGANRWQTFVRVVLPLSRPALVTLALLAFLSNWNDFLWPLYVLLSPDSLTLPAGLANFQGANNIRYDLLMAGAVIASVPVLLLYVVAQRWVIEGVSRSGLKG; translated from the coding sequence ATGACCACCCCCCGCACCACCTCCGTCCCCGCCCCCCACACGGCCCCCTCCCCGCGCGGCGACGAGACCGCCCCGAAGCGGCGGACGCCCCAGGCCGGACCGGTCGCCCGGCGGCGGTTGCGCCGTTCCCTGCTCCACCTGGTGCTGGCCGTCGTCGCGGCGTTCTACCTCAGCCCGCTGCTGTACATGCTGGTCACCTCGGTCAAGACCCGCGGCGAGGCCGGGGCCACCGAACCGCGCTGGATACCCGACCCGTTCACCCTGGACGCCTACCGGCACGTGCTGGGCTCCACCGACAGCCCCGTCATGCAGTGGTTCCTCAACAGCCTGCTGGCGGCGTCCGCCCACGCGCTGCTGGTGCTGGTCACCGCGGCCCCGGCGGCGTACGCGCTGGCCCGGATGGACTTCCGCGGCCGGGGGGTGATCTTCGCGGGTGTGGTGGCCACCCTCTTCGTGCCCCCGGTGATCCTGCTGGTCCCCAACTTCCTGATCGTCAACGAACTGGCCTGGGTGGACAGCCTCCCCGCGGTGATCGTCCCGGCGGCGGCCGGCGCGTTCGGCGTCTTCTTCCTGCGGCAGTTCTTCCTGACGCTGCCCGCCGAACTGGAGGAGGCCGCCGAGATCGACGGCGCCAACCGGTGGCAGACCTTCGTCAGGGTGGTCCTCCCACTCTCCCGCCCCGCCCTGGTCACGCTGGCCCTGCTGGCCTTCCTGTCCAACTGGAACGACTTCCTGTGGCCGCTGTACGTGCTGCTCAGCCCCGACTCGCTGACGCTGCCCGCGGGTCTGGCCAACTTCCAGGGCGCGAACAACATCCGCTACGACCTGCTGATGGCGGGTGCCGTCATCGCCAGCGTCCCCGTGCTGCTGCTGTACGTGGTGGCGCAGCGCTGGGTGATCGAGGGGGTGTCCCGCTCGGGCCTGAAGGGATGA
- a CDS encoding sugar ABC transporter permease, giving the protein MALRLTARPTTKGATRAPARVATRPYRWWTPYVFMAPYLALFATFVLAPIGYGLWISLHEWDINFPAKPFVGLGNYRELFDPASVDGPRFWAAMRATGIFTALSLPFLLVVPLLVALLMNGRFRGRDLYRAVYFAPYVLGVAVVGLLWRFLLDGNIGMVNHYLGVLGLPDDTQWTTDTPAAWWALVGVTVWWTLGFNAVIYLAGLQDIPAELYEAARVDGAGAWSRFAHVTLPGLRPVLLFVVNATLLASANMFGQSYLITAGAPADETKTAIFLIAETGLRRFEMGTASAMSFVLALALMAASAVLFRIFRDRQEDR; this is encoded by the coding sequence GTGGCACTGCGGTTGACCGCACGGCCGACCACCAAGGGCGCGACCCGGGCTCCGGCCCGGGTCGCCACCCGCCCCTACCGGTGGTGGACGCCGTATGTCTTCATGGCGCCGTACCTGGCGCTGTTCGCGACGTTCGTGCTGGCCCCCATCGGCTACGGCCTGTGGATCAGCCTCCACGAGTGGGACATCAACTTCCCCGCCAAGCCCTTCGTCGGGTTGGGCAACTACCGCGAACTGTTCGACCCCGCGAGCGTGGACGGGCCGCGCTTCTGGGCGGCGATGCGGGCGACCGGGATCTTCACCGCCCTGTCGCTGCCGTTCCTGCTCGTCGTGCCGCTGCTCGTCGCACTGCTGATGAACGGACGCTTCCGCGGACGCGACCTGTACCGGGCGGTGTACTTCGCCCCCTACGTGCTCGGCGTGGCCGTCGTCGGTCTGCTGTGGCGCTTCCTGCTCGACGGCAACATCGGCATGGTCAACCACTACCTCGGCGTGCTCGGGCTGCCCGACGACACCCAGTGGACGACCGACACCCCGGCCGCCTGGTGGGCCCTGGTGGGCGTCACCGTCTGGTGGACGCTCGGCTTCAACGCCGTCATCTACCTCGCCGGCCTCCAGGACATCCCGGCGGAGCTGTACGAGGCCGCCCGGGTCGACGGCGCCGGGGCCTGGTCCCGGTTCGCGCACGTCACCCTGCCCGGTCTGCGGCCGGTGCTGCTGTTCGTGGTCAACGCCACGCTGCTGGCCTCGGCCAACATGTTCGGCCAGTCCTACCTGATCACGGCCGGTGCACCGGCGGACGAGACCAAGACCGCGATCTTCCTGATCGCCGAGACCGGTCTGCGCCGCTTCGAGATGGGCACCGCCTCGGCGATGAGCTTCGTGCTCGCCCTGGCCCTGATGGCCGCCAGCGCGGTGCTCTTCCGCATCTTCCGCGACCGGCAGGAGGACCGATGA
- a CDS encoding ABC transporter substrate-binding protein has translation MPGTSPSGTAVQRRALLKVAGALAGTGMLTACGGGTKVGADDSTPENAPSFSGDEYDGPKVTLRYWNGFTGGDGPHMRAMVEAFNEEYAGRIEVRNTTRQWQDLYPALPTAITAGKGPDVAVIHNDWVATFAARRTLVPLDDVVSALGMKESDFIPAVWQAGIYRDKRYSVPLDVHCLADYANTRHLARAGLDKPPTDRSGYEEALAELGDAGIKHPFWMPNKWPAHLMFMSLLWQFGGELYSEDGTEALWGSDTGVEALSWMREQLTKGHSPAQVAQDAQYNAFKNNKVSFTWDGIWQINDLKSNAKDLDWQMAPVPVIGDKAAVWSASHNFVLTSQAAKDENKVQAAKFFIDYMSKQSTEWAKAGMIPARNSVREQTEVAKLPQIALAEDMGVFHFTPALPGVGDVQAKALELAVQKAILGRAEPAEALAEGVRAADKLLAENKQKYAK, from the coding sequence ATGCCAGGCACATCCCCGAGCGGCACGGCCGTGCAGCGCCGCGCCCTCCTCAAGGTCGCCGGAGCCCTGGCCGGCACCGGCATGCTCACCGCCTGCGGCGGAGGCACCAAGGTGGGCGCCGACGACAGCACCCCCGAGAACGCGCCGAGCTTCTCCGGTGACGAGTACGACGGCCCCAAGGTGACCCTGCGGTACTGGAACGGCTTCACCGGCGGCGACGGACCGCACATGCGCGCCATGGTCGAGGCGTTCAACGAGGAGTACGCCGGGCGCATCGAGGTCCGCAACACCACCCGACAGTGGCAGGACCTCTACCCGGCGCTGCCCACCGCCATCACCGCGGGCAAGGGCCCCGACGTCGCCGTCATCCACAACGACTGGGTCGCCACCTTCGCCGCGCGCCGCACCCTCGTCCCCCTGGACGACGTGGTCTCCGCGCTCGGCATGAAGGAGTCGGACTTCATCCCCGCCGTGTGGCAGGCCGGCATCTACCGGGACAAGCGCTACAGCGTTCCGCTCGACGTGCACTGCCTGGCCGACTACGCCAACACCCGGCACCTGGCCCGCGCCGGCCTGGACAAGCCCCCCACGGACCGCTCCGGCTACGAGGAGGCGCTCGCCGAACTCGGGGACGCCGGCATCAAGCACCCGTTCTGGATGCCCAACAAGTGGCCCGCGCACCTGATGTTCATGTCCCTGCTCTGGCAGTTCGGCGGCGAACTGTACAGCGAGGACGGCACGGAGGCGCTGTGGGGCTCGGACACCGGCGTCGAGGCGCTGAGCTGGATGCGGGAGCAGCTCACCAAGGGCCACAGCCCCGCCCAGGTCGCCCAGGACGCCCAGTACAACGCCTTCAAGAACAACAAGGTCAGCTTCACCTGGGACGGCATCTGGCAGATCAACGACCTCAAGTCCAACGCGAAGGACCTGGACTGGCAGATGGCGCCGGTCCCCGTGATCGGCGACAAGGCCGCGGTGTGGAGCGCCTCGCACAACTTCGTGCTGACCTCGCAGGCGGCCAAGGACGAGAACAAGGTGCAGGCCGCCAAGTTCTTCATCGACTACATGAGCAAGCAGTCCACCGAGTGGGCCAAGGCGGGGATGATCCCCGCCCGCAACTCCGTGCGCGAGCAGACCGAGGTGGCGAAGCTGCCGCAGATCGCGCTCGCCGAGGACATGGGGGTCTTCCACTTCACGCCCGCCCTGCCCGGCGTCGGCGACGTCCAGGCCAAGGCGCTGGAGTTGGCCGTCCAGAAGGCGATCCTGGGGCGGGCCGAGCCCGCCGAGGCGCTGGCCGAGGGCGTGCGGGCGGCCGACAAACTCCTGGCGGAGAACAAGCAGAAGTACGCGAAGTGA
- a CDS encoding alpha-N-arabinofuranosidase gives MPTARLTLDPGFRVGTVDRRLFGSFVEHMGRTVYTGIHEPDHPTADADGFRTDVLDLVRELGVTLVRYPGGNYVSNHRWEDGVGPRQERPTRLDLAWRSIESNAFGLNEFMAWTAKAGVEPMMALNLGTRGTAEALALLEYANHPGGTAHSELRRSHGVPDPHDIRLWCLGNELDGPWQMGHKTAHEYGRLAAETARAMKRFDPSLELVACGSSNAHIPTFASWEATVLEHTYEFVDYVSLHAYYDPEGTDADSFLAAAVEMDRMIDAITATADHVGAKLRDRKKIKLSFDEWNVWYQSRFGGEDSLEWEAAPRLIEDVYDVSDAVVVGSLLITLLRHADRVGAACQAQLANVIAPIMTEPGGPAWRQTIFHPFAQTARHARGTVLRVEADSPVIETAEYGEVPALWATATHDEESGGIALFAVNRDRTSPLTLSACLRPFPGARVVEHLVLTDDDPTAVNTADHPDRVRPRPVNGTEADDDTLTVELPPVSWTMVRLATR, from the coding sequence ATGCCCACCGCTCGTCTCACCCTCGATCCGGGTTTCCGCGTCGGCACCGTCGACCGGCGCCTGTTCGGCTCCTTCGTCGAGCACATGGGACGGACGGTCTACACCGGGATCCACGAGCCCGACCACCCGACGGCCGACGCCGACGGGTTCCGCACCGACGTGCTGGACCTCGTCCGCGAACTCGGCGTCACCCTCGTCCGCTACCCCGGCGGCAACTACGTCTCCAACCACCGCTGGGAGGACGGCGTCGGCCCCCGCCAGGAGCGCCCCACCCGGCTGGACCTGGCCTGGCGCAGCATCGAGAGCAACGCCTTCGGCCTCAACGAGTTCATGGCCTGGACCGCCAAGGCCGGCGTGGAGCCGATGATGGCGCTCAACCTCGGCACCCGCGGCACCGCCGAGGCCCTCGCCCTGCTGGAGTACGCCAACCACCCCGGCGGCACCGCCCACTCCGAACTGCGCCGCTCCCACGGGGTGCCCGACCCGCACGACATCCGACTGTGGTGCCTGGGCAACGAACTGGACGGCCCCTGGCAGATGGGCCACAAGACGGCCCACGAGTACGGCCGGCTGGCCGCCGAGACCGCCCGCGCCATGAAGCGCTTCGACCCCTCCCTGGAACTGGTGGCCTGCGGCAGCTCCAACGCCCACATCCCCACCTTCGCCTCCTGGGAGGCGACCGTCCTGGAACACACCTACGAGTTCGTCGACTACGTCTCCCTGCACGCGTACTACGACCCCGAGGGCACCGACGCCGACTCCTTCCTGGCCGCCGCCGTCGAGATGGACCGGATGATCGACGCGATCACGGCCACCGCCGACCACGTCGGCGCGAAGCTGCGCGACCGCAAGAAGATCAAGCTCTCCTTCGACGAGTGGAACGTGTGGTACCAGAGTCGCTTCGGCGGCGAGGACTCCCTGGAGTGGGAGGCCGCCCCCCGACTCATCGAGGACGTCTACGACGTCTCCGACGCCGTCGTCGTCGGCAGCCTGCTGATCACCCTGCTGCGCCACGCCGACCGGGTCGGAGCCGCCTGCCAGGCCCAACTCGCCAACGTCATCGCCCCGATCATGACCGAGCCCGGCGGTCCCGCCTGGCGGCAGACGATCTTCCACCCCTTCGCCCAGACCGCCCGCCACGCCCGCGGCACGGTACTGCGCGTGGAGGCGGACTCGCCGGTGATCGAGACCGCCGAGTACGGCGAGGTCCCGGCGCTGTGGGCCACGGCCACCCACGACGAGGAGAGCGGTGGGATCGCCCTGTTCGCCGTCAACCGCGACCGCACCTCGCCGCTGACCCTCTCCGCCTGCCTGCGACCCTTCCCCGGCGCCCGGGTGGTCGAGCACCTGGTGCTCACCGACGACGACCCGACGGCCGTCAACACCGCCGACCACCCCGACCGCGTCCGGCCGCGCCCGGTGAACGGCACCGAGGCCGACGACGACACCCTCACCGTGGAACTGCCGCCGGTCTCCTGGACCATGGTCCGGCTCGCCACACGCTGA
- a CDS encoding substrate-binding domain-containing protein, with protein MGASLKDVAARAGVSVKTVSNVVNGYTYVTPHTREKVEKALAELDYRPNLSARNLRRGRTGVIALALPELDAPYFAELSRFVIEAAAERGWTVLIDQTDGLADRERQVLQGIREQLIDGLIFSPVTVGREELSARTDSTPLVLLGERILDGPTHHVAIDNQRAAREMTEHLISLGHTRIGAIGAQDNPSANTAHLRLAGYRQALAAAGLPYDERLVPVTPAYHRADGAALMRRLLASDEPPQAVFCFNDLLALGALRTALSAGLRVPRDVAVAGFDDIEDGRYSTPTLTTVSPDKERIARTAVELLDARIGGNGRGGRRAAEAAVPEVTEVEAEYRLVVRESTAGTAGTSGA; from the coding sequence GTGGGCGCCAGCCTCAAGGACGTGGCCGCACGGGCCGGAGTGTCGGTCAAGACCGTCTCCAACGTGGTGAACGGCTACACGTACGTGACCCCGCACACCCGGGAGAAGGTGGAGAAGGCGCTGGCCGAGTTGGACTACCGGCCCAACCTCTCCGCGCGCAACCTCCGCCGCGGCCGCACCGGTGTGATCGCCCTGGCCCTGCCGGAGTTGGACGCCCCGTACTTCGCCGAGCTGTCGCGGTTCGTCATCGAGGCCGCCGCCGAGCGCGGCTGGACGGTATTGATCGACCAGACCGACGGCCTGGCCGACCGCGAGCGCCAGGTGCTCCAGGGCATCCGCGAACAGCTCATCGACGGACTGATCTTCAGCCCCGTCACCGTCGGCCGCGAGGAGCTGTCCGCCCGCACCGACAGCACCCCGCTGGTGCTGCTCGGCGAGCGCATCCTGGACGGGCCCACCCACCACGTGGCCATCGACAACCAGCGCGCCGCCCGCGAGATGACCGAACACCTGATCTCGTTGGGCCACACCCGCATCGGCGCCATCGGCGCCCAGGACAACCCCAGCGCCAACACCGCCCACCTCCGACTGGCCGGGTACCGGCAGGCGCTCGCGGCCGCCGGCCTCCCCTACGACGAGCGGCTGGTGCCCGTCACCCCGGCCTACCACCGGGCCGACGGCGCCGCGTTGATGCGCCGCCTGCTGGCGTCGGACGAGCCCCCGCAGGCCGTCTTCTGCTTCAACGACCTGCTGGCCCTCGGCGCGCTGCGCACCGCCCTGTCCGCCGGGCTGCGGGTGCCGCGGGACGTTGCCGTGGCGGGATTCGACGACATCGAGGACGGCCGCTACAGCACCCCGACGCTGACCACCGTCTCCCCCGACAAGGAGCGGATCGCCCGCACCGCCGTGGAACTGCTGGACGCGCGCATCGGCGGCAACGGGCGCGGCGGACGGCGAGCGGCGGAGGCCGCCGTGCCCGAGGTGACGGAGGTGGAGGCGGAGTACCGACTGGTGGTGCGGGAGAGCACGGCCGGAACCGCCGGAACGTCCGGGGCGTGA